The following proteins are encoded in a genomic region of Desulfosporosinus youngiae DSM 17734:
- a CDS encoding glutamate mutase L: protein MIEVSFLVYDVGSTYTKLSAFNRNGNLLEFVGRSQAPTTVQNIEIGLNNARSNLEKVLGSGPISARFTLATSSAAGGLRMVAMGYMPRVTAKAAKEVAMSAGARVLEIISFETPVDFRLQILKEIKPDIILLAGGTDGGDQESLFENAKVIVQAESSGVVIIAGNNEAQAKVEEILESGGIRTQRVPNVMPTIHELKVKPAREAIHQEFIRQITRAKGLGALLEKVSNRKVIPTPGAVLMAAELLAMGTPEQDGLDGLLVIDLGGATTDVHSVLPSLAKLSNEEKGLVISNEKQVSYRTVEGNLGLRVSATGIVETAGASGVLAKVGLEGEELSKELINYVHFLESEPEHLSSGDQEHIFDKALAITAIELALKRHAGYLAQGFDPVMGIIPGSPVGRDLRRVERVIIVGGIFAHASEEQSREIVKKALANPGISLLPHDPAIIVDKNYLLYTVGAIAQDHANDALALALDFFN, encoded by the coding sequence ATGATCGAGGTAAGCTTTCTTGTTTATGATGTTGGGAGCACCTATACCAAACTATCCGCCTTTAATCGAAATGGAAATTTGTTAGAGTTTGTTGGGCGTTCTCAAGCACCGACGACTGTACAAAATATAGAAATCGGCTTAAATAACGCAAGAAGTAATCTCGAGAAGGTTTTGGGCTCAGGTCCAATTTCGGCCCGGTTTACTCTGGCCACAAGTTCGGCAGCAGGGGGCCTGCGAATGGTGGCGATGGGATACATGCCGCGTGTGACTGCGAAGGCGGCCAAAGAAGTCGCAATGAGTGCCGGAGCCAGAGTTTTAGAGATAATTTCTTTTGAAACGCCGGTTGATTTTCGCTTACAAATTCTCAAAGAAATCAAACCCGATATTATTTTGCTGGCAGGCGGCACCGATGGAGGGGACCAGGAATCCCTTTTTGAGAATGCAAAAGTGATTGTTCAAGCGGAATCCTCCGGGGTCGTGATCATCGCGGGGAATAATGAAGCTCAGGCAAAGGTTGAGGAAATCCTTGAGTCCGGCGGCATTCGGACGCAACGTGTCCCTAATGTCATGCCCACCATTCATGAACTAAAGGTCAAACCCGCCCGTGAGGCGATTCATCAGGAGTTTATCCGTCAAATTACCCGGGCAAAAGGGTTAGGGGCGCTCTTAGAGAAGGTATCCAACCGCAAAGTAATTCCTACCCCTGGCGCGGTTTTGATGGCCGCGGAACTTTTGGCGATGGGCACTCCGGAGCAGGATGGTTTAGACGGGCTCTTAGTTATTGACCTTGGGGGGGCTACCACGGATGTTCACTCCGTACTTCCGAGCTTAGCGAAATTAAGCAATGAAGAAAAGGGCCTTGTGATTTCCAATGAAAAGCAGGTTTCTTATCGTACGGTCGAAGGAAACTTAGGTTTAAGAGTGAGTGCGACGGGAATCGTCGAAACTGCCGGCGCGAGCGGGGTTTTAGCTAAAGTTGGCTTAGAGGGTGAAGAGTTAAGCAAAGAACTAATAAATTATGTACATTTTTTAGAAAGTGAACCTGAGCATCTAAGCAGCGGCGATCAGGAGCACATTTTTGATAAGGCACTGGCAATTACGGCGATTGAACTGGCTTTAAAACGGCATGCAGGGTATTTGGCCCAGGGTTTTGATCCGGTAATGGGCATTATTCCGGGCTCCCCGGTCGGGCGGGATTTGCGAAGGGTTGAACGAGTGATTATTGTGGGCGGAATTTTCGCCCATGCTTCGGAAGAACAAAGCCGGGAAATCGTCAAAAAGGCTCTCGCCAATCCGGGAATTTCGTTATTGCCCCATGATCCCGCGATTATCGTCGATAAGAACTATCTTCTTTACACGGTAGGGGCTATCGCCCAGGACCACGCCAACGATGCTTTAGCGTTAGCGCTGGATTTTTTTAACTAA
- a CDS encoding isocitrate lyase/PEP mutase family protein yields MSKGKVLRELIAAKEILVAPGAHDALTAKIIEKSGFNAVYMTGYGQAASHLGMPDVGLLSMTEMLSRANNFASAVKIPVIADGDTGFGNAVNVMRTVRQYEMAGAAAIQLEDQVAPKRCGHMIGRQVISKEEMVGKIKAAVEARENPDFVIIARTDSRTVHGIEEAIQRGKAYQEAGADVLFIESPESVEEMKAITSSFDIPVLANMVEGGRTPLLSSKELEELGFNLVIFPTASTYITAQAMKNLMEEIRDKGTTKDLVGQMIPFEEFNQFIGLAEIRQLESKYILD; encoded by the coding sequence ATGAGTAAAGGGAAAGTATTAAGAGAACTGATCGCAGCAAAGGAGATCCTCGTTGCACCGGGAGCACATGATGCCTTGACTGCGAAAATTATTGAAAAGAGCGGTTTTAATGCCGTTTATATGACCGGTTATGGTCAGGCTGCCAGTCACTTAGGAATGCCCGATGTTGGCTTATTGAGCATGACAGAAATGCTTTCCAGAGCTAATAACTTTGCCAGTGCGGTAAAGATACCCGTTATTGCTGATGGAGATACAGGGTTTGGCAACGCTGTTAATGTGATGCGTACGGTCAGACAATATGAAATGGCCGGTGCAGCAGCAATTCAATTGGAAGATCAGGTAGCACCGAAACGATGTGGACATATGATAGGGCGGCAGGTTATTTCCAAGGAGGAAATGGTGGGTAAAATCAAGGCTGCAGTTGAGGCACGTGAGAATCCGGACTTCGTTATTATTGCCCGTACAGACTCCCGAACCGTTCATGGAATTGAAGAAGCCATTCAAAGAGGGAAAGCTTATCAAGAAGCCGGTGCTGATGTCTTGTTCATTGAGTCGCCGGAATCGGTTGAAGAAATGAAAGCAATAACATCAAGTTTTGATATACCTGTACTTGCCAATATGGTTGAGGGTGGGCGGACCCCGCTTCTTTCGTCCAAAGAGCTTGAGGAGCTGGGTTTTAACCTGGTGATTTTCCCGACGGCTTCCACCTATATTACAGCCCAGGCAATGAAAAACTTGATGGAGGAAATCAGGGACAAGGGAACAACTAAGGATCTAGTGGGTCAAATGATTCCATTTGAGGAATTTAATCAATTTATTGGCTTAGCAGAAATACGTCAATTGGAGTCAAAATATATATTAGATTAA
- a CDS encoding cobalamin-dependent protein (Presence of a B(12) (cobalamin)-binding domain implies dependence on cobalamin itself, in one of its several forms, or in some unusual lineages, dependence on a cobalamin-like analog.): MQERTKQIIREDYERVQAYERVFGVEMPKVLEDGSISGLPEPFPRVVNGVERSGYRIAELGRLAAQSGIPVQNPILGRNTAEETYKESLEMYKVAEELGITLFQFVHSEATRHIDPLNGAELIEQSRGKGGITPLGEREFVAAGGGSKHPLRINATGDTPHLSIINSLMAGFDGTDIGPVIHVHFGGRGIHDYKTKVINGYKALQICAENNIFVQTDSHKHLNNIGGTDGMALAMCLLAEGLAIHAGLPRGLSAIQMNVGGINLLADLAVMRAFKKVMWSEFLIVVPETFQNPPADLIAEQAHFARMALSAKLGGANFYRPKAAENVGIPTGASMAKAIWATQNVFENTASITINDPEIDRREAEILDEAMAVLARVFGLKELHPEEIRPEFWLKYGDMELVDLIVAAGKKGILDAPNAGGWDLKRGVKTHRDKDGIKRYVPGYGPVGIPQDKLAFTQESIRVKGKPVITQKEKVLLATVGADAHVVGINMIREAFEQAGYEVIYLRGMNLPETVAEVAAEAKVDVVGVSNLLGLGQILFNRVEQRLKELGIRDEVILMGGGRIAEKEEEHAQVQEKIKNEGTRFLGVDGFFGPGTDPREAIIWVQERVEGRRK; the protein is encoded by the coding sequence ATGCAGGAGCGGACAAAGCAAATTATCCGCGAAGACTATGAACGGGTACAAGCTTATGAACGGGTTTTCGGAGTAGAAATGCCCAAGGTTCTCGAGGATGGTTCTATTAGTGGTTTGCCGGAGCCCTTTCCCCGGGTTGTCAATGGGGTTGAACGAAGTGGTTACCGCATCGCTGAATTAGGGCGGCTTGCCGCTCAGTCGGGGATACCCGTCCAAAACCCGATTCTAGGCAGAAACACTGCGGAAGAAACCTATAAAGAGTCCTTGGAAATGTACAAGGTTGCTGAGGAGTTGGGGATAACCCTATTTCAATTTGTGCATTCCGAGGCAACACGACATATTGATCCCTTAAATGGGGCGGAGCTGATTGAGCAATCAAGGGGTAAGGGCGGAATTACTCCGCTTGGGGAACGTGAATTTGTGGCTGCGGGCGGCGGATCGAAACACCCCTTGCGCATCAATGCCACGGGAGATACGCCTCATTTATCGATTATCAATTCTTTAATGGCAGGATTTGATGGGACGGACATCGGCCCGGTTATCCATGTCCACTTCGGAGGTCGCGGGATTCACGATTATAAGACAAAAGTTATTAATGGCTATAAAGCCTTACAGATTTGCGCTGAAAACAATATTTTTGTGCAAACAGACTCCCATAAGCACCTTAATAATATTGGCGGAACCGATGGCATGGCTTTAGCAATGTGTTTACTTGCCGAAGGATTGGCTATTCATGCGGGTCTGCCCAGGGGGCTAAGCGCAATTCAAATGAATGTCGGCGGGATTAATCTTCTGGCCGATTTAGCGGTGATGAGGGCCTTTAAAAAGGTGATGTGGAGTGAATTCCTAATTGTTGTACCAGAAACCTTCCAAAACCCGCCGGCTGATCTTATTGCTGAGCAGGCCCACTTTGCCCGCATGGCCTTAAGCGCCAAACTTGGCGGTGCGAACTTCTACCGGCCTAAAGCAGCAGAAAATGTGGGGATTCCGACCGGTGCATCAATGGCCAAGGCCATCTGGGCAACTCAAAACGTATTTGAAAACACGGCCTCTATTACGATTAATGATCCGGAAATCGATCGCCGTGAAGCTGAGATACTTGATGAGGCAATGGCTGTATTAGCAAGGGTTTTCGGACTTAAGGAGCTTCATCCTGAAGAGATCAGGCCGGAGTTCTGGTTAAAGTATGGGGATATGGAGCTGGTCGATCTCATTGTAGCGGCCGGTAAAAAGGGAATCCTTGATGCTCCTAATGCCGGGGGATGGGATTTAAAACGAGGCGTAAAGACCCATCGGGATAAAGATGGCATCAAGCGGTATGTGCCTGGTTATGGACCCGTTGGAATCCCTCAGGATAAATTAGCGTTTACCCAAGAGTCGATAAGAGTCAAGGGGAAACCGGTAATAACTCAAAAAGAAAAGGTTCTTTTAGCGACAGTGGGAGCTGATGCTCACGTTGTAGGGATTAACATGATTCGTGAGGCATTTGAACAAGCAGGATATGAAGTGATCTATCTGCGCGGAATGAATTTGCCGGAGACCGTAGCTGAGGTCGCTGCAGAGGCAAAAGTTGATGTCGTGGGAGTCAGCAACCTGTTGGGCTTGGGGCAAATCCTCTTTAATCGCGTGGAACAACGACTTAAAGAACTGGGGATCCGGGATGAGGTCATTTTAATGGGTGGTGGCCGAATCGCGGAGAAAGAAGAAGAACATGCTCAGGTCCAAGAGAAGATTAAAAACGAAGGCACCCGTTTCCTCGGTGTAGACGGATTCTTCGGACCGGGTACTGATCCCCGGGAAGCTATTATTTGGGTTCAGGAAAGAGTGGAAGGGAGACGAAAATAA
- a CDS encoding L-serine ammonia-lyase, iron-sulfur-dependent, subunit alpha — MEKIQEMVKAKGFQFGSLSLGQTVEIAAESGLRVSDVVIAEAMFENYMTKEEVMDAVLNSFAHNLYALNSGITTGSSFLLGEVPQELAERDFAKRLTDDDLVNKIVVYTLGAQVGNHTCGLQPCAGTGDSCTYTGLYRALKDVIEDKEELARIVAVMLKVGTIFRAGKTSTGCNMEGFGAGAAATAATLVEFYQGTPEAMAKAVVLALSPTIGNPCTPRVMVAGLCATHIGGGVVIGNLAANLALKTNIPVNVPVDVMIAMAAAVHPVSAKQIVPVVIKYMQPFFKTNLDVEYFVDEGIKDEERNVIQETMTLALNEAQALAAKANSIIKPFGEAVVGGSSQAVGSPTNTARIAHALTKGEIKGVKIDLYPELFARRGINVPGILMGAVLGASTDNGKAYKDIIRQVREKKIKVEINQVNESQLQRVTIEATKQGSMVEALNRGGARLALKKATPSLEEAYKAAQRLGIVLVD, encoded by the coding sequence ATGGAGAAGATTCAAGAAATGGTAAAAGCGAAAGGATTTCAATTCGGCAGTTTGTCCTTGGGCCAGACGGTCGAGATTGCTGCAGAGTCCGGACTCCGGGTAAGTGATGTCGTAATAGCCGAAGCCATGTTTGAGAATTATATGACAAAGGAAGAGGTCATGGATGCGGTCTTAAATTCCTTCGCCCATAATCTTTACGCTTTAAACTCGGGCATTACGACCGGATCGAGTTTCCTACTTGGTGAAGTTCCGCAGGAACTGGCGGAACGTGATTTTGCCAAGCGGTTAACCGATGATGATTTGGTTAATAAAATAGTTGTTTATACCTTAGGTGCGCAAGTGGGAAATCATACCTGCGGGTTGCAGCCTTGTGCAGGGACGGGTGATTCTTGTACTTATACGGGACTCTATCGGGCTCTTAAAGACGTTATTGAGGATAAAGAAGAATTAGCCAGGATAGTCGCCGTGATGCTTAAAGTAGGAACCATCTTCCGCGCGGGCAAAACTTCAACCGGATGCAATATGGAAGGGTTCGGAGCCGGCGCCGCTGCGACAGCAGCTACGCTTGTCGAGTTTTATCAAGGCACTCCGGAAGCAATGGCCAAGGCTGTTGTACTGGCCTTGTCACCAACCATAGGGAATCCCTGTACGCCACGGGTGATGGTTGCGGGACTCTGTGCAACTCATATCGGCGGGGGAGTAGTTATCGGGAATCTCGCGGCCAATCTGGCCCTTAAGACCAATATTCCCGTCAATGTACCGGTGGATGTTATGATTGCTATGGCGGCTGCCGTTCATCCTGTATCAGCGAAACAAATTGTGCCTGTTGTGATTAAGTATATGCAGCCCTTTTTTAAAACCAATCTGGATGTGGAATATTTTGTCGATGAGGGTATTAAGGACGAAGAGCGGAACGTGATTCAGGAAACCATGACCCTTGCTTTAAATGAGGCCCAAGCTTTAGCGGCGAAAGCGAATTCTATTATTAAGCCCTTTGGCGAAGCCGTCGTTGGCGGAAGCAGTCAAGCGGTGGGTTCACCGACTAATACGGCACGGATTGCTCATGCTTTGACAAAAGGTGAGATTAAGGGCGTTAAGATCGACTTGTATCCCGAACTTTTTGCCCGCCGGGGGATCAATGTCCCCGGTATTCTCATGGGAGCTGTCTTAGGAGCAAGCACGGATAATGGCAAGGCTTATAAAGATATTATACGCCAGGTGCGTGAGAAAAAGATTAAGGTTGAAATTAACCAAGTGAATGAATCTCAATTACAGCGCGTAACAATCGAAGCGACAAAACAGGGGTCCATGGTTGAAGCCCTTAATCGTGGGGGGGCGCGCCTCGCACTTAAAAAAGCAACCCCTTCTTTGGAAGAGGCTTACAAAGCTGCCCAACGTCTGGGGATTGTTCTTGTCGATTGA
- a CDS encoding UPF0280 family protein, with protein MIEVLAEDRVFLDYGPMQIHLKADRFGQGMTTELQEAATYGIEMLKELAGVLPLAKDKRTLGYPHPENLPLPLRLMLEAVSVTKDQTLTPMAAVAGTFSDLLADWLVAKGATKVLINNGGDIAVRLLEKERTKIGLTPSIEAPSFTHVLSLEASHKIGGVATSGFGGRSFTQGIASSVTVLARTSRVADACATLIGNHCFVEDPGIIRVSAETLDPNTDIPGLPVTVGIEELRPETPSLAMNSGLLKVRELYNKGIIQGAVICIGSLVAMHPEGLCQAI; from the coding sequence ATGATTGAGGTTTTAGCTGAGGACAGGGTATTTCTTGATTATGGGCCGATGCAGATCCATCTTAAGGCGGACCGCTTCGGACAAGGCATGACAACGGAGTTGCAAGAAGCGGCAACCTATGGAATTGAGATGCTGAAAGAATTGGCAGGGGTTCTTCCCCTGGCGAAGGATAAGCGGACGTTAGGCTATCCGCATCCAGAGAATCTTCCGTTGCCCCTCCGTTTGATGCTTGAGGCTGTGTCGGTTACAAAGGATCAGACCCTAACACCGATGGCTGCAGTGGCCGGGACATTTTCCGATCTTCTCGCTGATTGGTTAGTTGCTAAAGGGGCTACCAAAGTTTTGATCAATAACGGAGGGGATATCGCGGTTCGTTTGCTGGAAAAGGAACGAACAAAAATCGGACTCACCCCGAGTATTGAGGCTCCATCATTTACCCATGTCCTTAGTTTAGAGGCATCCCATAAAATCGGCGGAGTTGCGACGAGCGGGTTCGGTGGACGAAGTTTTACACAAGGAATTGCCAGTTCGGTAACAGTCCTGGCGAGGACATCCCGGGTGGCCGATGCTTGTGCGACCTTAATCGGCAATCATTGTTTTGTTGAAGATCCGGGTATAATCCGTGTATCCGCAGAAACCTTAGATCCCAACACCGATATTCCTGGTCTCCCTGTAACGGTAGGCATTGAAGAACTAAGACCGGAGACTCCGTCCCTGGCTATGAATAGCGGGCTGTTAAAAGTACGCGAACTTTATAATAAAGGAATTATTCAAGGGGCAGTTATCTGTATTGGGTCACTTGTTGCAATGCATCCTGAAGGATTGTGTCAAGCAATATAA
- a CDS encoding 4Fe-4S binding protein has product MIVIDLEVCKGCGICAKECPNKAILIENKKAVIQENCSSCGICTRVCTFKAARRTSEIRQSAVKCASCPVQCEIIEGFLGACQRYRNEAGKLVRNRKLVTEIGKKGPLLTAVGAGTNYPCCRPAPHIVQDTVDGIEMVTVVTEAPLSYSGIKVKIDTNRHIGEEGAKVKRNGKVIGMVDTEEYGSKMLSIGGANLLTGKDGFIVARTIVEIANGERVTLKVEGDNTTLELQVGHPPIINGLEDNKMRVGCGSATVGMFANQLKDVVDEAIVLDYHVVGLLSEHLAGEDVGMTWSGVVPNARKSTRGRYFGELGHGWGGTTIEKPSDAIQSIDMTHAKAGMKILVTETTGRQAALFEVQADGSPKEIPMIPEVQNAVDFISSNCESSRVSGIYVGGTGGSARAGVTVNPIKITQAVHSGDAKLTIGGAETYVLPGGGINFMVDVEKMVPQAFTWVPTPATIAPVEYTMSRAKYEEIGGHIEYIKKLKELRTGND; this is encoded by the coding sequence GTGATCGTTATAGATCTTGAGGTTTGTAAGGGTTGTGGGATATGCGCTAAAGAGTGTCCGAACAAAGCAATCCTCATAGAAAATAAAAAAGCAGTGATTCAGGAAAACTGTTCAAGCTGCGGGATTTGCACCCGGGTTTGTACGTTTAAGGCCGCACGTAGAACGTCAGAAATAAGACAAAGCGCGGTTAAATGCGCTTCTTGTCCCGTTCAGTGTGAGATTATCGAGGGTTTTTTAGGGGCCTGTCAGCGTTATCGCAATGAAGCAGGTAAGCTTGTACGTAACCGAAAACTGGTGACGGAAATTGGGAAAAAGGGTCCGCTCCTTACCGCAGTCGGTGCCGGAACGAACTATCCTTGCTGCCGTCCGGCCCCTCACATTGTTCAGGATACGGTGGATGGAATTGAAATGGTGACGGTTGTTACAGAAGCTCCTTTAAGCTATAGCGGGATCAAGGTCAAGATTGATACGAATAGGCACATTGGTGAAGAAGGGGCTAAAGTAAAACGTAACGGTAAAGTTATCGGGATGGTTGATACGGAAGAATACGGTTCGAAAATGCTTTCGATTGGCGGTGCGAATTTGCTCACGGGTAAGGATGGTTTCATCGTCGCCCGGACCATCGTCGAAATCGCAAACGGTGAGCGGGTTACCCTGAAGGTTGAAGGGGATAACACAACGTTAGAACTTCAAGTCGGGCATCCTCCGATCATTAATGGTTTAGAAGACAATAAAATGCGGGTTGGTTGTGGAAGTGCAACCGTCGGTATGTTCGCAAATCAGTTAAAAGACGTTGTCGATGAGGCGATTGTTTTGGATTACCATGTGGTCGGCTTGCTTTCTGAGCATTTAGCCGGGGAAGACGTAGGGATGACCTGGAGCGGAGTTGTTCCAAATGCGAGAAAGAGCACACGAGGGCGTTATTTTGGAGAACTCGGACACGGCTGGGGTGGAACTACCATCGAAAAACCGAGTGATGCGATTCAATCCATTGATATGACTCATGCCAAAGCAGGTATGAAAATTCTCGTGACTGAAACAACCGGCCGGCAAGCTGCCTTATTTGAAGTACAAGCTGATGGCTCGCCTAAAGAAATTCCGATGATCCCTGAGGTTCAAAATGCGGTTGATTTCATTTCGAGTAACTGCGAGAGTTCAAGAGTTTCAGGAATTTATGTGGGAGGTACTGGGGGCAGCGCCCGGGCCGGGGTAACTGTAAATCCTATTAAAATAACCCAGGCTGTTCATAGTGGGGATGCTAAATTAACCATTGGCGGCGCTGAGACCTATGTCTTACCTGGTGGCGGCATTAATTTTATGGTTGATGTTGAAAAAATGGTACCCCAAGCGTTCACATGGGTTCCGACACCTGCGACGATTGCACCAGTCGAATATACTATGTCCCGCGCAAAATATGAAGAAATAGGCGGACATATTGAATATATTAAAAAACTTAAAGAGCTGAGAACAGGCAATGATTGA
- a CDS encoding 2-methylaconitate cis-trans isomerase PrpF family protein, translating to MSEQRRIRCTILRCGTSKGIFLMENDLATDSQKRDQEILAIFGSPDVRQINGLGGADPLTSKLAIIAPSTRPDADVNYTFGQVSFTDTFVDYSGNCGNISSGVGPFAIDEGLIWAVEPITTVRIHNTNTGKILVAEVPVRNGKAQVAGDYQIAGVPGSGAKIMLDFAGTAGSATDKVLPTGKARDTLNIEGFGQLEASIVDVANPMVFVRAKDLGLTGIETPAEINGNQEMLGLLEKIRGKAATMIGMAKDEADALKHSPAFPMIAFVSEPQDYADFTTGRMIRADQVDFVSRLMYMQVMHKTYAGTGTTCTGAAAKIPGTIAYEVCQAKSSEVRIGHPAGVIEIEVEVEAKAAELQVKRAAFGRTARRIMDGYVYILE from the coding sequence ATGAGTGAACAACGTCGGATCCGCTGCACAATTTTGCGCTGTGGCACAAGTAAAGGGATTTTTCTCATGGAGAATGATTTGGCAACGGATTCTCAAAAACGGGATCAAGAAATTCTCGCGATTTTCGGAAGCCCTGACGTAAGACAAATCAATGGATTAGGAGGAGCGGATCCTTTAACAAGCAAGCTTGCCATTATTGCTCCCTCCACACGCCCCGATGCCGACGTCAACTATACGTTCGGTCAAGTGAGTTTCACGGATACCTTCGTGGATTATTCCGGGAACTGCGGCAATATTTCTTCCGGGGTGGGTCCCTTTGCTATTGATGAAGGCCTGATCTGGGCAGTAGAACCAATTACGACCGTGCGCATTCACAATACAAATACGGGAAAGATTTTAGTTGCTGAGGTCCCTGTGAGAAATGGAAAGGCTCAAGTAGCGGGAGATTATCAAATTGCCGGGGTTCCGGGCAGCGGGGCTAAAATCATGTTGGACTTTGCCGGCACAGCGGGCTCGGCCACCGATAAGGTATTACCCACGGGTAAAGCCAGAGATACCTTGAATATTGAAGGGTTCGGGCAATTAGAGGCCTCGATCGTAGATGTTGCCAACCCAATGGTTTTTGTCAGAGCGAAAGATCTGGGATTAACGGGAATTGAAACACCTGCAGAAATTAATGGCAACCAAGAAATGTTGGGTCTCTTAGAGAAAATTCGCGGCAAGGCGGCAACCATGATTGGTATGGCTAAAGATGAAGCGGATGCCTTGAAGCACAGTCCCGCTTTCCCGATGATTGCTTTCGTGAGTGAACCTCAGGATTACGCCGATTTTACGACGGGAAGGATGATTCGTGCGGATCAAGTCGATTTCGTATCCCGGCTGATGTATATGCAAGTCATGCACAAGACCTACGCAGGGACAGGAACGACCTGTACCGGTGCAGCGGCGAAAATTCCGGGGACAATTGCCTATGAAGTCTGTCAGGCAAAATCCTCGGAAGTTCGTATCGGTCACCCTGCGGGAGTCATTGAGATCGAGGTCGAAGTTGAAGCGAAGGCCGCTGAACTACAGGTCAAAAGAGCTGCTTTCGGTCGGACGGCGCGGCGCATTATGGATGGATATGTCTACATCTTAGAATAG
- a CDS encoding NAD(P)-dependent oxidoreductase: MRVGFIGIGAMGKPMAANILKAGYGLVVNDVNAEAVKELVSLGADSAATPQELARSVDVVITMLPNGGIVEQILLGAQGVFAGAKPGFAIIDMSSVSPGFTRKMAKLAEEREIGYLDAPVSGGVKGAAEGTLTIMLGGNAELVAKYRPLLEVMGKKLYHVGEVGAGDSVKIVNNLLLGINMTAAAEAFALGTKLGIAPQVLLDVISVSSGNSYALTAKMPNFVFKRNFAPGFAVDLQYKDLELATQTAKELNVPLMLTNIAQQVFEQARAKGLGREDISAVIKLLEEMLDIEVKA, encoded by the coding sequence GTGCGTGTAGGATTTATCGGTATTGGTGCGATGGGGAAGCCTATGGCGGCCAATATTTTAAAGGCTGGCTATGGATTAGTTGTCAATGATGTTAATGCCGAAGCCGTGAAAGAATTAGTCTCCCTCGGTGCCGACAGTGCAGCGACTCCGCAAGAATTAGCCCGGTCGGTGGATGTGGTGATTACGATGCTGCCGAATGGAGGGATTGTGGAACAGATTCTATTAGGGGCACAGGGAGTTTTTGCCGGAGCTAAGCCGGGATTTGCCATTATTGATATGTCCAGCGTTTCGCCGGGTTTTACCCGCAAGATGGCTAAGCTTGCTGAAGAAAGAGAGATAGGCTACTTAGATGCGCCTGTGAGCGGTGGTGTTAAAGGAGCCGCAGAAGGCACTCTGACAATTATGCTTGGAGGGAATGCGGAACTGGTTGCCAAGTATCGTCCTTTACTCGAGGTTATGGGCAAGAAACTATATCATGTTGGTGAAGTAGGTGCCGGGGATTCTGTTAAGATCGTCAATAACTTATTATTGGGGATTAATATGACAGCGGCGGCCGAGGCGTTTGCTTTGGGCACAAAACTAGGGATTGCCCCACAGGTTTTACTCGATGTTATCAGTGTGAGCTCGGGAAACAGTTATGCGCTAACGGCTAAAATGCCGAACTTTGTATTCAAGAGGAATTTTGCACCGGGGTTTGCCGTTGATTTACAGTATAAGGATTTGGAACTGGCCACCCAAACGGCCAAAGAACTAAACGTCCCTTTAATGCTGACCAACATTGCTCAACAAGTTTTTGAACAAGCAAGGGCTAAAGGTTTAGGCCGTGAGGATATTTCGGCCGTCATTAAATTATTGGAAGAAATGTTGGATATTGAAGTTAAAGCCTAG
- a CDS encoding amino acid synthesis family protein — protein MEIRKIVTVVEETHKDGVKALDKATRKAAAVAVIKNPFAGQYAEDLTELMEVGEQLGELLAARAVQALGLSGGEAHSYGKGAIVGEQGELEHAAAILHPRLGKPFREQLGGGKAIIPSAKKMGGIGTALDVPVHYKDAAFVRTHYDAMEVRVPDAPHADEILVALVVTDSGRPHPRIGGLQREEIKGEDGLR, from the coding sequence GTGGAAATTCGTAAGATTGTTACGGTTGTCGAGGAAACTCATAAAGATGGTGTTAAAGCCCTTGATAAAGCAACCCGTAAAGCTGCGGCAGTGGCTGTGATCAAAAATCCATTTGCCGGCCAATATGCGGAAGATTTAACGGAGTTAATGGAAGTCGGAGAACAATTGGGCGAGTTGTTGGCGGCACGGGCGGTCCAAGCTTTGGGACTATCCGGTGGAGAAGCACACAGCTATGGCAAGGGGGCTATTGTTGGGGAACAGGGCGAATTGGAGCATGCCGCGGCAATCCTTCATCCCCGCTTAGGCAAGCCTTTCCGGGAGCAGCTCGGCGGAGGTAAAGCTATTATCCCTTCCGCTAAAAAGATGGGTGGTATAGGCACCGCTTTAGATGTACCGGTTCACTATAAGGATGCCGCTTTCGTCCGGACTCACTATGACGCGATGGAAGTCAGGGTACCCGATGCTCCCCATGCAGATGAGATTTTGGTAGCACTGGTTGTAACAGATTCCGGTCGCCCGCATCCACGCATTGGTGGGTTACAGCGTGAAGAGATCAAAGGGGAAGATGGACTAAGATAA